A region from the Pseudomonadota bacterium genome encodes:
- a CDS encoding zinc ribbon domain-containing protein, with amino-acid sequence MPLFDYLCLDCGKTTEILIVADKDLPLCKYCGSKSMEKQLSKPSSYMGQQAGKFPGSKDTACCGNSPNQAQCSGPGSCCGKA; translated from the coding sequence ATGCCGTTATTTGATTATCTTTGCCTGGATTGTGGTAAAACAACCGAAATTCTGATTGTTGCTGATAAAGATTTGCCATTATGTAAATATTGCGGCAGCAAAAGTATGGAGAAGCAACTTTCTAAGCCTTCATCTTATATGGGCCAGCAGGCGGGGAAATTTCCAGGTTCAAAAGACACGGCTTGCTGCGGTAATTCACCCAACCAGGCTCAGTGTTCCGGACCGGGAAGCTGTTGCGGAAAGGCTTGA
- a CDS encoding MBL fold metallo-hydrolase, translated as MKIKVTILVDNRAAEGLLAEHGFSLWIETGKERILFDTGMGGALASNADTLGVDLGLTEILVLSHGHFDHTGGVSRVTENSKNLTVYCNPAVMKNRYVISDGKARLINIQPDSMKAVLNLPPQNINWVTQTVLINENIGIACPIPRETSYEDTGGAFYLDPQGLYEDLIDDDLALWINTEKGLVVFVGCCHSGLINTLNHISRLNKGKKILSVIGGFHLLHADKKRIDMTISALQSFLPMDLHPCHCTGDNAMKVLKTAFEHYVEPGFAGAKYIF; from the coding sequence ATGAAAATTAAAGTTACAATATTAGTGGATAACCGGGCTGCTGAAGGGTTGTTGGCGGAACACGGCTTTTCTTTATGGATAGAAACCGGAAAAGAACGGATTTTATTTGATACCGGAATGGGAGGCGCACTTGCATCTAATGCAGATACACTGGGGGTAGATCTGGGTCTTACCGAAATTCTGGTATTAAGTCATGGCCACTTTGATCATACCGGTGGAGTTTCCCGGGTTACAGAAAACTCTAAAAACCTTACTGTTTATTGTAATCCTGCAGTTATGAAAAACCGGTATGTCATAAGTGATGGCAAGGCAAGACTGATAAATATCCAGCCGGACTCTATGAAGGCTGTTTTAAATTTACCTCCCCAAAATATAAACTGGGTTACCCAAACTGTGTTAATTAATGAAAACATCGGCATAGCATGTCCAATACCGAGGGAAACAAGCTATGAGGATACCGGGGGGGCGTTTTATCTTGATCCGCAGGGATTATATGAAGATTTGATTGATGATGATCTTGCTTTGTGGATTAATACAGAAAAGGGTCTTGTAGTATTTGTGGGTTGCTGCCATTCCGGATTGATAAATACTTTAAACCATATTTCGCGTTTGAACAAGGGAAAGAAGATATTATCGGTTATCGGGGGCTTTCATCTGCTTCATGCAGATAAAAAACGTATTGATATGACCATTTCCGCATTACAGTCGTTTTTACCGATGGACTTGCACCCTTGTCACTGTACAGGTGATAATGCAATGAAGGTATTGAAAACAGCATTTGAGCATTATGTTGAACCTGGCTTTGCAGGAGCAAAATATATATTTTAA
- a CDS encoding DUF364 domain-containing protein, translating into MDETTLKDSSIQNMNGQYILRAIIDSLDGDEKIKEVRIGLHWTAVVSRYCGLSSTMIGEHCAHEAREEITPVSLTDMTAMELAQYCFSDDISKASLGLAAVNSLNEINESKTVDVNAGELLLKYGQNKNVSVIGHFPFTDALRKTAKNLWVIEKRAIKGDYPEDSAEKYLPQSDIIAISSTTLVNHTLQNLLKLCPQHSLKMLLGPTTPMNEVIFDFGFDIISGSKVTDINIALKHISEGTNFRQLKRTGSIRLFTMMKEPVSKRPILADLSVG; encoded by the coding sequence TTGGATGAAACTACGCTAAAAGACAGCAGCATTCAAAACATGAATGGACAGTATATTTTAAGAGCCATTATTGACAGTCTGGATGGTGATGAGAAAATAAAGGAAGTAAGAATAGGTCTTCACTGGACTGCTGTAGTAAGCAGGTATTGCGGGCTTTCATCTACAATGATAGGCGAGCACTGTGCTCACGAGGCAAGAGAAGAAATTACCCCTGTGTCACTTACAGATATGACTGCAATGGAACTTGCACAATATTGTTTTTCAGATGATATATCGAAAGCTTCATTAGGACTTGCTGCTGTAAATTCATTAAATGAAATTAACGAATCAAAAACTGTTGATGTCAATGCCGGTGAGTTATTATTAAAATATGGTCAAAATAAAAATGTTTCCGTTATAGGACATTTCCCTTTTACCGATGCTTTAAGGAAAACGGCAAAGAATCTGTGGGTTATTGAAAAAAGAGCGATAAAAGGTGATTATCCTGAAGATAGTGCCGAAAAATATCTTCCACAATCAGATATTATAGCCATATCCAGCACAACATTGGTAAACCATACCTTACAGAATTTATTAAAATTATGCCCGCAACACAGCTTGAAAATGCTTTTGGGACCAACTACTCCGATGAACGAAGTAATATTTGATTTCGGGTTTGATATTATATCAGGTAGTAAAGTAACGGATATAAATATTGCTTTAAAACATATAAGCGAGGGTACTAATTTCAGGCAGTTAAAAAGAACAGGCTCTATAAGGCTTTTTACAATGATGAAAGAGCCAGTTTCAAAACGCCCCATTTTGGCCGATCTCAGCGTTGGATGA
- a CDS encoding EF2563 family selenium-dependent molybdenum hydroxylase system protein: MATGIACRLYMSNLKKIVMTEIPKPVTVRRMVAFSEAVYENTKEVEGVKAEYIVNYDEVNKVWGRENIAVIVDPSWTIISEIKPDIVVDAIMAKRTTKTKIDEAPLVIGVGPGFTASQNAHVIIESNRGHNLGRLIYNGSAEPHTGIPGPTKGYTKERVLRAPHKGKVKHVKRLGDEINKDDIILFVDKTPVPSAIDGILRGLIREIDVTENEKIGDIDPRSDKEYCYTITEKARAIGGSVLEAIMHYYNEPS, encoded by the coding sequence ATGGCTACTGGAATTGCTTGCAGACTATATATGTCGAATTTAAAAAAAATTGTTATGACCGAGATTCCAAAACCGGTTACTGTAAGAAGAATGGTGGCTTTTTCCGAGGCCGTATATGAGAACACAAAAGAAGTTGAAGGTGTAAAGGCTGAATATATAGTAAATTATGATGAAGTTAATAAAGTATGGGGTAGAGAAAATATTGCGGTAATTGTAGATCCCTCATGGACCATTATCAGTGAAATAAAGCCTGATATAGTAGTTGATGCAATAATGGCGAAGCGAACTACAAAAACTAAAATTGATGAAGCACCTCTGGTTATAGGTGTTGGGCCGGGCTTTACTGCATCCCAGAACGCCCATGTAATCATTGAAAGCAACAGAGGTCATAATCTTGGCAGGCTCATTTACAATGGTTCGGCTGAACCGCATACAGGTATTCCCGGTCCGACAAAAGGCTACACCAAAGAACGGGTATTGCGTGCGCCTCATAAAGGCAAGGTAAAGCATGTTAAACGACTTGGAGATGAAATCAACAAAGACGATATTATACTTTTTGTGGACAAAACTCCGGTGCCGTCAGCTATTGATGGAATACTTCGCGGGCTTATACGCGAAATTGATGTAACGGAAAATGAAAAGATAGGAGACATCGATCCGAGAAGCGATAAAGAATATTGTTATACTATTACTGAAAAGGCTCGTGCCATAGGCGGAAGTGTTTTGGAAGCGATCATGCATTATTACAATGAACCTTCGTGA
- a CDS encoding RNA-binding transcriptional accessory protein encodes MNETHISNIASELSLKLSQVGAVSTLLEEGGTVPFIARYRKEATESLDEVVITDIRDMLKRLEELDNRKEAVLKSLEQHGHLTDELREKVMAAPTIAVLEDIYLPFKPKRRTKAAIAKEKGLEPLAMIIFAQEGADPYTEAESFIDIEKGVETVEDALSGARDIIAEIVNEDQQARSSLRNLFSSKGMFVSKVAGGKEQDGIKYKDYYDWNEPAFSAPSHRVLAMRRGEKEDILNLTLAPNEEDAINLLEKLFVKTDGKDSDQVRIAVHDSYKRLLSRSMETEARLLTKEKADLEAIRVFTENLRHLLLSPPLGAKRVMGIDPGFRTGCKVVCLDRQGKLLHHDTIYPHFSEKGEKEAIVKTKELCERFEIEAIAIGNGTAGRETESFCKNIDFSRKIMVIMVNESGASIYSASETARDEFPDLDLTVRGSVSIGRRLMDPLSELVKIDPKSIGVGQYQHDVDQSALKKSLDDVVISCVNKVGVDVNRASVQLLTYVSGLGPQLAKNIITYRNENGPFKSRKELKKIPRLGAKAFEQSAGFLRIIQGDNPLDTSAVHPESYHIVYKMAEDLSCVVEDLINDSSKRSNIDISKYVTEEVGIPTLNDIVEELAKPGRDPRKELEEFAFESGVEKMEDLRAGMKLPGIVTNVTAFGAFVDVGVHQDGLVHVSELSDRFIKNPGDVVKVHQKVMATVIEVDVDRKRISLSLKKVPGKKIKSENSTEEIKGKKFIKKPAQPVKPKNTPFNNPFEKLLDIPKK; translated from the coding sequence ATGAACGAAACACATATATCGAATATTGCAAGTGAACTGAGTTTGAAATTATCGCAGGTTGGAGCTGTTTCAACATTGCTTGAAGAAGGAGGCACTGTCCCTTTTATTGCGCGATACAGGAAAGAAGCTACTGAAAGTCTTGATGAAGTAGTAATTACTGACATAAGAGATATGCTGAAAAGACTTGAAGAACTGGATAACAGAAAAGAAGCTGTTTTAAAATCATTGGAACAACATGGCCATCTTACAGATGAACTTCGTGAAAAAGTAATGGCTGCTCCAACGATAGCAGTTTTAGAAGATATTTATCTTCCATTTAAACCGAAACGGCGGACGAAAGCGGCTATTGCAAAGGAGAAAGGGCTTGAGCCGCTTGCCATGATTATTTTTGCACAGGAAGGAGCAGATCCTTATACGGAAGCAGAATCATTTATTGATATAGAAAAGGGAGTTGAGACTGTTGAAGACGCACTTTCAGGCGCAAGGGATATAATCGCTGAAATAGTTAATGAAGATCAACAGGCGCGTTCATCTTTAAGGAATCTTTTTTCTTCAAAAGGCATGTTTGTAAGTAAAGTAGCAGGCGGCAAAGAACAGGACGGCATAAAATATAAGGATTATTATGACTGGAATGAACCTGCGTTTTCTGCTCCTTCACATAGAGTACTTGCAATGCGAAGGGGAGAAAAAGAAGATATTCTTAATTTAACGCTTGCACCAAATGAAGAAGATGCAATTAATTTGCTTGAAAAACTCTTTGTTAAAACCGACGGCAAAGATTCCGATCAGGTGAGAATTGCAGTTCATGACAGCTATAAGAGATTGCTTTCACGATCAATGGAAACTGAAGCAAGACTTCTTACCAAGGAAAAGGCTGATCTGGAAGCAATAAGGGTTTTTACTGAAAACCTTCGTCATCTGCTTTTATCCCCGCCTCTTGGAGCAAAGCGGGTAATGGGAATTGACCCGGGATTCAGAACCGGGTGCAAAGTTGTTTGTCTTGACCGGCAGGGAAAACTTCTACATCATGATACAATTTATCCCCATTTTTCCGAAAAAGGCGAAAAAGAAGCCATTGTAAAAACAAAGGAACTTTGTGAACGTTTTGAAATTGAAGCCATAGCTATTGGAAACGGCACAGCGGGCAGGGAAACGGAATCATTTTGTAAAAACATTGATTTTTCAAGGAAAATTATGGTTATTATGGTTAACGAAAGCGGAGCATCAATTTACTCTGCTTCTGAAACTGCAAGAGACGAGTTTCCCGATCTTGATTTAACTGTAAGGGGTTCCGTATCAATAGGAAGAAGACTTATGGACCCTCTTTCAGAGCTTGTTAAAATAGATCCTAAGTCAATCGGAGTCGGCCAGTATCAGCACGATGTTGATCAAAGCGCTCTTAAGAAATCTCTTGATGATGTTGTAATAAGCTGTGTTAATAAAGTCGGAGTGGATGTGAACAGGGCAAGTGTTCAGCTTCTTACCTATGTTTCAGGACTTGGCCCTCAGCTTGCAAAAAACATTATTACATACAGAAATGAAAACGGACCGTTTAAATCAAGAAAAGAGCTTAAAAAAATACCAAGGCTTGGAGCAAAAGCATTTGAACAATCGGCAGGATTTTTAAGAATAATCCAAGGAGATAATCCTCTTGACACAAGCGCAGTACATCCTGAAAGTTATCATATTGTGTATAAAATGGCTGAAGATCTATCCTGTGTGGTGGAAGATTTGATAAATGATTCTTCAAAAAGAAGCAATATAGATATTTCAAAATACGTAACGGAAGAAGTCGGCATTCCTACCTTAAACGATATAGTGGAAGAACTTGCCAAACCGGGACGTGATCCTCGCAAAGAACTTGAGGAATTTGCTTTTGAAAGCGGAGTTGAAAAGATGGAAGACTTAAGAGCCGGTATGAAGCTTCCGGGTATTGTTACAAATGTTACGGCATTTGGTGCGTTTGTGGATGTAGGAGTTCACCAGGATGGTCTTGTGCATGTAAGCGAACTATCGGACAGGTTTATTAAAAATCCGGGCGATGTAGTAAAAGTTCACCAGAAAGTCATGGCAACGGTAATAGAGGTTGATGTTGACAGAAAAAGAATTTCACTTTCTTTGAAAAAAGTTCCTGGTAAAAAAATAAAATCTGAAAACTCCACTGAAGAAATAAAAGGGAAAAAATTTATTAAAAAACCGGCGCAACCCGTAAAACCGAAAAATACTCCATTTAATAATCCATTTGAAAAACTATTAGATATTCCTAAAAAGTGA
- a CDS encoding GGDEF domain-containing protein → MGEEIQAKYDSLKKEYLSLETVCQNEKECLLKIISTLGLIVDIIPKYSDKYREIKQLLKDDDTILSIDSISKKTSILRRSIFEEETKAADESIAGKKGSHDKQLLEPYKVLDRVAYVLTDNFYPLNDEMKQLSETVRINYKNGVLPKEFNKDKERLLDYIYKLKGKISEDFKHNSKTFLNFFTQVTELEKILTSELDEGGKVEGFEEFEKKINNEVGSIVSSFSIYSTINDVKNEVLNRLSNIKQMLAKKKKEEEDKSQKAQKKIHWLRKKISLAEVEVQTLSKKANQFKEEANKDGLTGLYNRKAFDMKILELLESLNQGGAAFLMVMFDVDNFKWINDTYGHVAGDRVLQKVAATLTKTFRKDEFIARYGGDEFAVIIENMPEAMAQERILSFNESFSKTRFFSNKEDIVQISVSAGISSAAIGDNPDELIHNADIAMYEVKKNRSNKL, encoded by the coding sequence ATGGGAGAAGAAATCCAGGCTAAATACGATAGCCTGAAAAAAGAATATTTATCCCTTGAAACAGTTTGTCAAAATGAAAAAGAATGTCTCTTGAAAATTATAAGCACCTTGGGACTCATTGTTGATATTATTCCGAAATATAGTGATAAATATCGGGAAATCAAACAACTGCTAAAGGATGATGATACTATCTTGTCTATAGATAGTATTTCCAAGAAGACAAGCATTTTAAGAAGAAGCATATTTGAAGAAGAAACCAAGGCAGCCGATGAATCCATTGCAGGTAAGAAGGGAAGCCATGATAAGCAATTATTAGAACCATACAAAGTCTTAGACAGGGTTGCCTATGTCCTTACGGATAATTTTTATCCTTTAAACGATGAAATGAAACAACTATCAGAGACTGTCCGTATTAACTACAAAAATGGTGTGTTACCAAAGGAGTTTAATAAAGATAAAGAACGCTTGCTGGACTATATTTATAAGCTGAAAGGAAAAATTTCAGAAGACTTCAAACATAACAGCAAAACATTTTTAAACTTTTTTACGCAAGTCACAGAATTGGAAAAAATATTAACATCAGAGCTTGATGAAGGTGGAAAAGTCGAAGGTTTTGAGGAATTCGAGAAAAAAATTAATAATGAGGTAGGTTCGATTGTAAGTTCCTTTAGCATATATTCCACAATCAACGATGTCAAAAATGAAGTCCTGAACAGGCTTTCAAATATTAAACAGATGTTAGCCAAAAAAAAGAAGGAAGAGGAAGATAAATCTCAAAAGGCTCAGAAAAAGATTCACTGGCTTCGAAAAAAAATTTCCCTGGCTGAAGTTGAGGTTCAGACTCTGTCAAAAAAAGCCAATCAGTTTAAGGAGGAGGCAAACAAAGACGGTCTTACGGGTTTGTATAACCGGAAAGCCTTTGATATGAAAATTTTAGAATTACTTGAATCTCTAAATCAAGGCGGAGCCGCATTTTTGATGGTAATGTTTGATGTGGATAATTTTAAATGGATTAATGATACTTATGGCCATGTGGCAGGAGACAGAGTCCTGCAAAAAGTAGCAGCAACACTCACTAAAACCTTTCGTAAAGATGAATTCATAGCCCGATACGGAGGTGATGAATTTGCAGTCATAATTGAAAACATGCCGGAAGCCATGGCTCAGGAAAGAATTTTGTCTTTTAATGAAAGCTTCAGCAAGACGCGGTTCTTTTCCAACAAAGAAGATATTGTGCAGATCAGTGTTTCAGCAGGAATTTCATCGGCTGCCATTGGAGATAATCCGGATGAACTTATCCACAATGCCGATATCGCAATGTATGAGGTTAAAAAGAACCGCAGCAATAAATTATAA